A single genomic interval of Lathyrus oleraceus cultivar Zhongwan6 chromosome 7, CAAS_Psat_ZW6_1.0, whole genome shotgun sequence harbors:
- the LOC127102954 gene encoding NAC transcription factor 29, with protein sequence MESSTTSSELPPGFRFHPTDEELIVYYLCNQATSKPCPASIIPEVDIYKFDPWELPDKSEFAENEWYFFSPRERKYPNGVRPNRATLSGYWKATGTDKPINTGSKQIGVKKSLVFYKGRPPKGIKTNWIMHEYRLIGSQKQTSKHIGSMRLDDWVLCRIYKKKHMQKTSQQKEDYSTLQFNDSTIANNNEQERMNMNLNLTRSCSLTYLLDMNYFTPILSDGSTFDFQINNSNIGIDPFVKPQQVEMSNHYEADSITNQSFFVKQMYNSLG encoded by the exons ATGGAGAGTAGTACTACAAGCTCTGAACTCCCTCCTGGCTTTAGATTTCACCCAACTGATGAAGAATTGATTGTGTATTACCTTTGTAATCAAGCCACATCAAAGCCATGTCCTGCTTCTATCATACCAGAAGTTGATATCTATAAATTTGATCCATGGGAATTGCCAG ATAAATCGGAGTTTGCAGAGAATGAATGGTATTTCTTTAGTCCAAGAGAAAGAAAGTACCCAAATGGGGTGAGGCCTAATAGAGCAACTTTATCTGGTTACTGGAAAGCTACTGGCACAGACAAACCAATCAACACTGGATCAAAGCAAATTGGAGTCAAAAAATCTTTAGTCTTTTACAAGGGTAGGCCACCAAAGGGAATCAAAACTAATTGGATCATGCACGAGTATCGATTAATCGGATCACAAAAACAAACTAGCAAACATATTGGATCCATGAGG CTAGATGACTGGGTTTTGTGCAGGATCTATAAGAAGAAACACATGCAAAAAACATCGCAGCAAAAAGAGGACTATTCAACTCTTCAGTTCAATGATTCTACGATAGCGAATAACAACGAACAAGAAAGGATGAACATGAACCTGAACCTTACAAGAAGTTGTTCACTTACTTATCTTTTAGATATGAATTACTTTACTCCAATCTTATCTGATGGTTCAacttttgattttcaaatcaaTAATTCAAATATTGGGATAGACCCTTTTGTAAAACCTCAGCAAGTTGAAATGAGTAACCATTATGAAGCAGATTCGATCACAAATCAGTCATTCTTTGTGAAGCAAATGTATAATTCTTTAGGATAA